One Lacipirellulaceae bacterium DNA window includes the following coding sequences:
- a CDS encoding VWA domain-containing protein, protein MFEHSLTFDSPEYLLLLAVIPLMWWLGYRSLAGLGRWRRWLALGLRTLVSLLIVFALADVQYQRKSDRLSVVYLLDQSLSIPAELREEMLQYVRDSLETHAQSDRNDRYAVVLFGRDADVEVPLVDVNIPVGRVETLLDPEYTDLGTAIQRAQSIFQDDAAQRIVLVTDGNQNLGDAYREARSATDSGTSLWVVPVMLPPRSEVAVEKVDLPAGVRRGQPFEMRVVLNNDDPDPNGKPVQGKLRIVRRAGDREEPLSEQTVQLPPGKRVFSISEKIDQPDFYTYIARFSPEDTADDGMTQNNRATAFTHVRGKGHVLLIENWETPGKFDTMAQRLREKEIEVTVRGSDQLFTSLAELQRYDAVVLGNVSRSSGSDADNVASFSDAQIDMLVRNTRELGCGLVMIGGPDTYGAGGWNGTELEKAMPVDFQIKSTKVVPVGALVLMMHAGEMPKSNYWQKRISVESIKLLGNRDFCGMVQWNGRDQWLWGKDKGGMLRAGPNRKMMLARIDRMAIGDMPAFDGSMAMAAKAFAGLPPGEVAVKHMIIISDGDPTPPKPSTIKALIQQKAKVSTVAVRSHGNLGSKTMQDIAKQTGGKYYAVNSANALPKIYQKEARRVSRPLLYYPKPPVSPYEVTPHDILKGIDVESIPPISGFVLTTIKENPLVETILRSPSPEMEKNATVLASWTYGAGRSVALTTDAGDQWASSWTAWEGYDKLFSQMIRWAMRPSGDTGNYTVATDVRDGKTQIVITALDSEDEFLNDQSMTATVVSPDNKPMPVRIEQTAPGRYVGEFDSEQAGSYLVMVSPAAGQAPIRTGVNIGYSAEYRSQETNTTLLESLAELPAGDGPTGEFLTDGLTNTSIENAPNPFRFDLPPAVANQSIWPWLVVVGSCLFWADVFIRRVQINLDWLKPVWVKVTDFVLRRQTEAPVPETMSRLRSRKQEVGQQIASRKASTRFEEKEPEPSERPPVDSPQATQAAPPKPASKPKAMGQEEQEAGEETSYTERLLKAKKQVWRDRDKNQGDD, encoded by the coding sequence ATGTTCGAGCATAGCCTTACCTTCGATAGCCCTGAGTATCTGCTTCTGCTGGCAGTGATTCCGCTCATGTGGTGGCTTGGCTATCGCAGCCTGGCGGGGCTGGGAAGGTGGCGGCGTTGGTTGGCACTAGGGTTGAGGACCTTGGTGTCCCTGCTGATCGTATTCGCACTGGCAGACGTGCAGTATCAACGCAAGAGCGACCGGCTCTCGGTGGTCTATCTGCTCGACCAGTCTTTGAGTATTCCCGCGGAACTTCGCGAGGAAATGCTCCAGTATGTGCGCGATTCGTTGGAGACACATGCTCAAAGTGATCGGAACGATCGTTATGCAGTCGTCCTCTTCGGACGCGACGCTGATGTTGAGGTTCCGCTTGTCGACGTCAACATTCCTGTTGGCAGAGTAGAGACGCTACTCGATCCTGAGTACACCGACCTAGGAACCGCCATCCAACGTGCTCAGTCGATCTTTCAGGACGATGCCGCTCAGCGAATCGTTCTGGTAACCGACGGCAACCAGAATCTTGGGGATGCTTATCGCGAAGCACGCTCGGCAACCGATTCGGGAACGAGCCTCTGGGTCGTCCCCGTGATGCTGCCTCCGCGGAGCGAAGTCGCGGTCGAGAAAGTCGACCTACCCGCCGGTGTCCGGCGTGGGCAACCGTTCGAGATGCGGGTCGTCTTGAATAACGATGATCCCGACCCGAACGGAAAACCGGTTCAGGGAAAACTACGAATCGTTCGCCGCGCTGGTGATCGCGAAGAGCCGCTCAGCGAACAGACCGTGCAGCTTCCTCCCGGTAAGCGCGTGTTCTCCATTTCGGAGAAGATCGACCAACCTGACTTTTACACGTACATCGCGCGTTTCTCCCCGGAAGACACCGCTGACGATGGGATGACCCAAAACAACCGTGCTACGGCCTTTACTCACGTGCGAGGAAAGGGGCACGTCCTGCTCATCGAAAACTGGGAAACGCCTGGCAAGTTCGACACGATGGCCCAGCGCCTGCGAGAGAAAGAGATCGAAGTCACGGTGCGTGGCAGCGATCAACTCTTTACCTCGCTTGCGGAACTGCAACGCTACGACGCGGTGGTTTTAGGGAATGTCTCGCGAAGCTCTGGTTCAGACGCGGACAACGTCGCCAGTTTTTCTGACGCACAGATCGACATGTTGGTGCGGAATACCCGCGAGTTAGGTTGTGGCTTGGTGATGATTGGCGGGCCCGACACGTACGGAGCGGGAGGCTGGAATGGCACGGAGTTGGAAAAGGCGATGCCGGTCGACTTCCAGATCAAGAGCACCAAGGTCGTTCCCGTGGGAGCCCTCGTGCTGATGATGCACGCCGGCGAGATGCCCAAGAGCAACTACTGGCAAAAACGCATTTCGGTGGAATCGATCAAGCTGCTCGGCAATCGCGACTTCTGCGGCATGGTGCAGTGGAACGGCCGAGACCAGTGGCTGTGGGGCAAGGACAAAGGTGGCATGCTGCGGGCCGGACCGAATCGCAAGATGATGCTCGCCCGAATTGATCGTATGGCGATTGGCGACATGCCGGCTTTTGATGGGTCGATGGCGATGGCTGCGAAAGCGTTCGCCGGGTTGCCGCCCGGCGAAGTTGCCGTGAAGCACATGATTATCATCAGCGATGGCGACCCCACGCCACCAAAGCCTTCGACGATCAAGGCACTGATTCAGCAGAAAGCAAAGGTCTCTACCGTCGCCGTGCGCTCCCATGGCAATCTCGGGAGCAAGACAATGCAAGATATTGCTAAGCAAACTGGCGGCAAGTACTACGCCGTGAACAGCGCGAATGCCTTGCCCAAGATTTACCAGAAGGAAGCTCGTCGCGTCTCGCGACCGTTGCTTTATTACCCGAAACCTCCTGTCAGCCCGTACGAAGTCACGCCGCATGACATTCTGAAAGGAATCGACGTGGAGTCGATTCCTCCAATCAGCGGCTTCGTGCTGACGACCATCAAAGAGAATCCGCTGGTCGAGACGATCCTACGGTCGCCTAGCCCCGAAATGGAAAAGAACGCCACGGTACTCGCCAGTTGGACCTATGGAGCGGGTCGCTCTGTGGCATTAACCACTGACGCAGGCGACCAGTGGGCCAGTTCGTGGACCGCGTGGGAAGGTTACGACAAACTGTTCAGCCAAATGATCCGCTGGGCGATGCGGCCTTCGGGAGACACCGGCAACTACACCGTGGCGACCGACGTCCGCGATGGCAAAACGCAAATCGTGATCACGGCGCTCGACTCTGAGGATGAGTTCCTCAACGATCAATCAATGACCGCCACGGTTGTTTCACCCGACAACAAGCCGATGCCCGTCCGCATCGAACAGACTGCCCCTGGGCGATATGTCGGCGAGTTCGATTCCGAGCAAGCGGGAAGCTACCTCGTGATGGTCAGCCCGGCTGCTGGACAAGCGCCGATCCGCACTGGCGTGAACATCGGCTATTCCGCTGAGTATCGCAGCCAGGAAACCAACACGACACTCCTGGAATCGCTCGCTGAACTCCCCGCAGGGGATGGTCCAACCGGAGAGTTTCTCACGGACGGACTCACCAATACCTCGATCGAGAACGCTCCCAATCCATTCCGATTCGATTTGCCGCCCGCGGTTGCGAATCAATCGATCTGGCCGTGGTTGGTCGTCGTCGGAAGCTGCCTGTTCTGGGCCGACGTTTTCATCCGCCGCGTGCAAATCAATCTCGACTGGCTAAAACCTGTCTGGGTGAAGGTGACCGACTTCGTTCTCCGCCGCCAAACGGAAGCCCCCGTTCCTGAGACCATGTCGCGCCTTCGCAGCCGCAAGCAAGAAGTCGGCCAACAGATTGCCAGCCGAAAAGCTTCCACCCGTTTTGAGGAAAAAGAGCCAGAACCAAGCGAACGCCCTCCAGTCGACTCGCCCCAAGCAACCCAGGCAGCGCCGCCAAAGCCGGCGTCGAAACCGAAAGCGATGGGGCAAGAAGAACAAGAAGCCGGCGAAGAGACTTCATATACTGAGCGATTGTTGAAAGCGAAGAAGCAGGTTTGGCGAGATCGGGATAAGAATCAAGGTGATGACTAA
- a CDS encoding NHL repeat-containing protein, whose product MSIPSDRPRWTHQGQCDGSASLRRFTLGILLLLVSVTLGCTGGAGDNPAGKVEAIWGKQGVKEGDLQKPRAAAIDPEGNLYLVDMTARIQVYDAEGKYLRGWKTPVSTNGRPSGLSFDGQGRLLVADTHYYRVLKYATDGTLLEEETLGGTQGEAAGEFGFVTDAVEDSQGNLYIGEYGTNDRIQKFSPEGEFLMQWGGHGESLGQFRRPQNLALESGTPEGDRIWVVDACNHRVQAFDTEGKLLVSWGKEGSGPGELYYPYDLAFDEDGNLYICEYGNHRVQKFTQEGKSLGIWGTNGREPGQLHNPWALARDKQGRLFVVDSNNHRVQRIRF is encoded by the coding sequence TTGTCTATTCCAAGCGATCGCCCCCGTTGGACTCACCAGGGCCAATGTGACGGCAGCGCGAGCCTTCGACGGTTCACACTCGGGATACTTCTGCTGCTCGTAAGTGTCACGCTAGGTTGCACAGGCGGTGCGGGAGACAACCCGGCTGGCAAGGTTGAAGCCATTTGGGGCAAGCAAGGCGTGAAGGAAGGCGACTTGCAGAAGCCGCGAGCAGCAGCGATCGACCCCGAAGGAAATCTGTATCTGGTCGACATGACGGCTCGCATCCAGGTTTACGATGCGGAAGGAAAGTACCTACGCGGCTGGAAGACTCCCGTCTCGACGAATGGTCGTCCTTCAGGTCTAAGTTTTGACGGCCAGGGGCGTTTGCTGGTGGCTGATACGCACTACTACCGTGTGCTCAAGTACGCGACCGATGGGACACTACTCGAGGAAGAAACGCTTGGTGGCACCCAAGGGGAAGCCGCTGGTGAGTTCGGGTTCGTGACCGATGCGGTCGAAGATTCCCAGGGAAATCTCTATATCGGCGAGTACGGAACGAACGATCGAATTCAAAAGTTTTCTCCCGAAGGCGAGTTTCTCATGCAGTGGGGGGGTCACGGAGAGAGCTTGGGGCAGTTTCGGCGTCCGCAGAATCTAGCCCTCGAATCAGGAACCCCTGAGGGAGACCGCATCTGGGTCGTCGATGCTTGCAATCATCGGGTGCAAGCGTTTGATACGGAAGGCAAGCTGTTGGTGAGTTGGGGAAAAGAGGGGAGTGGCCCCGGAGAGCTTTACTATCCCTACGATCTTGCCTTCGACGAAGATGGCAATCTTTACATCTGCGAGTACGGCAACCACCGCGTCCAGAAGTTTACGCAAGAGGGAAAGTCGTTAGGAATCTGGGGCACGAATGGCCGCGAACCGGGCCAACTGCATAACCCCTGGGCACTCGCACGAGACAAGCAAGGGCGGCTATTTGTTGTTGACTCAAATAATCACCGAGTGCAACGGATCAGATTTTGA
- a CDS encoding L-threonylcarbamoyladenylate synthase: MPPLVINLRQASDSRDIVHRAVQTLAEGKLVVFPTETVYSVAASVQHPDAVDRVCAAKGRSQGDPLSLAVKSYDDALDYAPCLAAAGTSMRAAGRLARRCWPGPVTLVVPYASEDSSTPASLIEHCDERVRTAISPEGRIGIRVPAHPLIHEVLRMLAGPLVLTSVNRSGQPPAVDGKAAAESLKQYVELVLDDGACHYGQPSTVVAADGNGWKRLREGVVPETALKRLSNMLVLVVCTGNTCRSPMAEAILKKLLAEQMKCAISELEERGVQVSSAGVAAAPGSPASPEAVEIVGEMGGDITGHGSQPLVDKLANDADLILTLTNVHRDAILRTWPQLETKTKTLRSDGGDIGDPIGAPLEVYRKCAAQIEQALQQRLDEIVSQIS, from the coding sequence ATGCCGCCTTTGGTTATTAATCTGCGTCAGGCGTCCGACAGTCGTGATATTGTCCACCGAGCCGTTCAGACGTTAGCGGAGGGGAAACTGGTCGTTTTCCCGACGGAGACGGTCTACAGCGTTGCCGCCAGTGTGCAGCATCCTGATGCCGTGGACCGTGTCTGTGCGGCAAAAGGCAGGTCACAGGGCGATCCGCTTTCGCTGGCGGTGAAAAGTTACGACGACGCGCTCGACTATGCCCCTTGTTTGGCGGCTGCTGGTACTTCCATGCGGGCGGCGGGGCGTTTGGCTCGACGTTGTTGGCCTGGGCCGGTGACACTTGTTGTGCCCTATGCGAGCGAGGACAGTTCGACCCCGGCAAGCCTCATCGAGCATTGCGACGAGCGAGTGAGGACAGCAATCTCGCCGGAGGGCCGTATCGGAATTCGTGTTCCAGCGCACCCGTTGATTCACGAAGTGCTACGCATGCTCGCCGGACCGTTGGTGCTGACGAGTGTGAATCGAAGTGGCCAACCACCGGCAGTCGATGGAAAAGCAGCGGCAGAAAGCCTAAAACAATATGTAGAACTCGTACTCGATGACGGAGCTTGCCACTACGGGCAACCCTCGACGGTCGTTGCCGCGGATGGCAATGGCTGGAAACGTTTGCGAGAAGGGGTAGTCCCCGAAACGGCACTGAAGAGACTTTCCAATATGCTCGTACTTGTGGTCTGCACTGGCAACACTTGTCGTAGTCCGATGGCTGAAGCTATTTTGAAGAAGCTATTGGCAGAGCAGATGAAGTGCGCCATCAGTGAACTTGAAGAACGAGGTGTGCAGGTGAGTTCGGCGGGTGTGGCTGCCGCTCCCGGATCTCCAGCTTCGCCCGAGGCCGTTGAGATCGTCGGGGAAATGGGTGGAGATATCACGGGGCATGGCTCGCAACCCTTGGTGGACAAGCTGGCGAACGATGCCGACCTCATCCTGACGCTGACGAATGTCCATCGCGATGCAATTCTGAGAACATGGCCGCAACTAGAAACCAAGACAAAGACCTTGCGGAGCGACGGGGGCGATATCGGTGATCCGATTGGAGCGCCCCTAGAGGTTTACCGGAAGTGCGCCGCACAGATCGAACAAGCTTTGCAGCAACGCTTAGACGAAATTGTCTCGCAGATTTCGTGA
- the rpiB gene encoding ribose 5-phosphate isomerase B: MRFAIGSDHRGFHLKEKLTGLLETKGHEVEDVGTCTQEAVDYPDFAVVVAEKVSKGEVERGILICGTGIGMAITANKFKGVRAATCTDEVTAEISRRHNDLNVLCLSADMLSPRSVERMVEIWVDTEFEGGRHQRRIDKIGQAEERNCG; encoded by the coding sequence ATGCGTTTTGCGATCGGTAGCGACCACCGTGGATTCCATCTCAAAGAGAAACTTACCGGCTTGCTCGAAACAAAAGGGCACGAAGTCGAGGATGTCGGTACCTGCACTCAGGAAGCCGTCGACTACCCAGACTTCGCTGTCGTCGTGGCAGAGAAAGTGAGCAAGGGCGAAGTCGAACGCGGCATTTTGATCTGCGGCACCGGAATCGGAATGGCGATCACGGCTAATAAATTCAAAGGTGTTCGCGCAGCGACCTGCACCGATGAAGTCACCGCGGAGATTAGCCGCCGCCACAACGACCTGAACGTCCTCTGCCTCTCAGCAGATATGCTTAGTCCCCGTTCGGTAGAACGGATGGTCGAGATCTGGGTCGATACCGAGTTCGAAGGCGGACGCCATCAACGCCGTATCGATAAGATTGGCCAAGCGGAAGAACGTAACTGCGGCTAG
- a CDS encoding serine/threonine-protein kinase, whose product MGDLTAEKLAQRAIDVNVVTESDLQPVWSEFGTRNVELEPFKQSLLRSGLLTNYQLDRLCDGQRTGFFYGDYKILYGVGAGTFARVFRATHKVTGEQYAIKVLRKRYSSVPEEAELFRREGELGMQLKHPNIVSIHEVYSKGSVHYLVMDFVEGRNLRDFYKVRGKFDPIEATRIVTGMMAGLHHAFQHGVSHRDLKMSNVILSSDGEAKLVDFGLAGLGGADADDVNPRTIDYAGLERSTNVRKDDARSDIFFVGSIYYQLLSGRPALSETRERAQRLAKSRFKDIKPINTVAPDVPLALARVVGKALEFDPNRRYQTPGEMLADLKLAAKRVAEGVGGSVETEQAGKKLEGHNEQGESRRLMIVESDVKMQDLFRKLFKTCGYRVLVTSSPDRIFESLYTDASSIDILLICTGEIGEEALEAFNRLGHETATKHLPAVLLLGDQHMSWASKVETSPHHLAVKMPVKSKQLRAALLKANNAAASVA is encoded by the coding sequence ATGGGCGATTTAACTGCGGAAAAACTTGCCCAACGCGCCATCGACGTGAACGTGGTCACCGAGTCTGACTTGCAGCCCGTTTGGAGTGAGTTCGGTACCCGAAATGTGGAACTGGAACCCTTCAAGCAATCGCTCCTCAGAAGCGGCCTGCTGACCAACTACCAGCTTGATCGCCTGTGCGACGGACAGCGCACCGGTTTCTTCTACGGCGACTATAAAATTCTTTACGGCGTGGGTGCCGGGACCTTTGCTCGCGTTTTTCGCGCGACTCACAAAGTGACTGGCGAACAGTACGCGATTAAAGTTCTTCGCAAACGCTATAGCAGCGTTCCTGAAGAGGCAGAGCTATTCCGTCGTGAGGGCGAGCTTGGGATGCAGCTGAAGCACCCCAATATCGTTTCGATTCACGAGGTCTACTCGAAAGGCTCCGTCCACTACCTCGTTATGGATTTCGTAGAAGGTCGCAATCTGCGTGACTTCTACAAGGTGCGAGGCAAGTTCGATCCGATCGAAGCTACCCGAATTGTCACGGGCATGATGGCCGGCCTGCATCATGCGTTTCAGCATGGGGTGTCGCATCGCGACTTGAAGATGTCGAACGTGATCCTCTCCAGTGACGGTGAGGCGAAGCTTGTGGATTTCGGACTTGCAGGGCTCGGTGGTGCCGACGCCGACGATGTGAATCCTCGCACGATTGACTACGCGGGACTCGAGCGTTCAACCAACGTCCGCAAAGATGACGCACGCAGCGATATCTTTTTCGTAGGCAGCATCTACTACCAACTGCTAAGCGGCCGCCCTGCCCTCAGCGAAACCCGCGAACGTGCTCAACGCCTCGCCAAGAGTCGCTTCAAAGATATTAAGCCGATCAACACCGTAGCGCCAGATGTTCCGCTCGCTCTTGCACGCGTTGTGGGCAAGGCCTTGGAGTTCGATCCGAATCGCCGGTATCAAACACCCGGAGAGATGTTGGCAGACCTGAAGCTAGCTGCAAAACGTGTCGCCGAGGGCGTCGGAGGATCGGTCGAAACCGAACAGGCTGGCAAGAAGCTCGAAGGCCACAACGAGCAGGGTGAGTCGCGCCGGCTGATGATCGTCGAAAGCGACGTGAAGATGCAGGATCTTTTCCGCAAGCTCTTCAAAACTTGTGGCTACCGAGTGCTGGTGACCAGCTCGCCCGATCGAATTTTCGAAAGTCTGTACACCGATGCCAGCTCAATCGACATCCTGCTCATCTGTACGGGCGAAATTGGTGAGGAAGCGCTTGAGGCGTTCAACCGATTAGGGCACGAAACGGCTACGAAGCACCTACCAGCCGTCTTGCTTCTGGGCGACCAGCACATGAGCTGGGCTAGCAAAGTCGAAACCTCGCCCCATCATCTGGCCGTGAAGATGCCCGTGAAGTCGAAGCAGCTTCGTGCTGCTTTGCTAAAGGCCAACAATGCTGCCGCTAGTGTCGCTTAA
- a CDS encoding transcriptional regulator: MSHLPSSTATEVQVPADLEKLAAAIQSLPEPYASEVAPLVDAVVESTKRRRRILTLVQDALSQLRLDMKYLMFDLEATRRERDEFQAKLEETEG, from the coding sequence ATGAGCCACCTGCCCTCATCGACCGCCACAGAAGTCCAAGTGCCAGCAGATCTTGAGAAACTGGCCGCCGCGATCCAGTCGCTCCCCGAGCCCTATGCTAGCGAAGTTGCCCCTCTCGTCGATGCCGTGGTCGAAAGCACCAAACGCCGTCGTCGTATTTTGACGCTCGTTCAAGATGCCCTCAGCCAGCTTCGCCTCGACATGAAGTACTTGATGTTCGATCTCGAAGCCACTCGACGCGAGCGTGATGAGTTTCAGGCGAAGCTTGAAGAGACCGAAGGCTAA
- a CDS encoding ABC transporter ATP-binding protein, with amino-acid sequence MSEETVVQTRALSKVYRDFWGRSKVRALKSLDLEVKRGEVFGLLGPNGSGKTTTIKLLLGLLFPTEGEALLFGKDASDVSKNERLGYLPEESYLYRFLNAEETLDFYGRLFDMPADVRAKRTDELINLVGLNHARKRQLQEYSKGMTRRIGLAQALINDPELILLDEPTSGLDPIGTREMKDMILRLKEEGKTVVMCSHLLADVQDVCDRIAILHQGELKELGRVDSLLTVADVTQVKAKGLSDECQQEIRDCISRHQGELLEMSNPTTTLEDLFLSIVRDSEARPGRRGNVESTEPAASE; translated from the coding sequence ATGAGCGAAGAAACCGTAGTTCAAACACGAGCCCTTTCAAAAGTTTATCGCGACTTTTGGGGACGCTCGAAGGTTCGCGCACTGAAGTCGTTAGACCTGGAAGTAAAGCGCGGGGAAGTTTTTGGCTTGCTCGGGCCGAACGGCTCCGGGAAGACCACGACCATCAAGTTGCTCTTGGGTCTGCTCTTCCCCACCGAAGGCGAGGCGCTCCTGTTCGGCAAAGATGCCTCGGATGTCAGCAAGAACGAGCGACTCGGCTATCTGCCTGAAGAGTCGTACCTCTATCGTTTTCTGAACGCTGAAGAGACGCTCGACTTCTACGGCCGTCTGTTTGACATGCCCGCTGATGTCCGTGCGAAACGAACTGACGAGCTAATCAATTTGGTTGGTCTCAACCACGCCCGCAAGCGTCAGTTGCAGGAATACTCAAAGGGAATGACTCGTCGTATTGGCCTCGCCCAAGCACTGATTAACGACCCTGAGCTCATCTTGCTGGACGAACCCACCAGTGGGCTCGATCCGATTGGTACCCGCGAGATGAAGGACATGATCTTGCGGCTCAAGGAAGAAGGGAAAACGGTCGTCATGTGCAGCCACTTGCTGGCCGATGTTCAGGACGTCTGTGATCGCATCGCCATTCTGCATCAGGGAGAACTGAAAGAGCTTGGTCGCGTTGATTCATTGCTAACCGTGGCAGACGTAACCCAAGTGAAAGCGAAGGGTCTTTCCGACGAATGTCAGCAGGAGATACGCGACTGCATCTCGCGGCATCAAGGCGAACTCCTCGAAATGAGTAACCCAACCACAACGCTCGAAGATTTGTTCCTGTCGATTGTCCGCGACAGCGAGGCACGGCCCGGTCGACGCGGTAATGTCGAGAGCACGGAACCGGCCGCTTCAGAATAA
- the trkA gene encoding Trk system potassium transporter TrkA produces the protein MRIVVLGAGTVGGSISSLLCLHRHSLTIVDTDTNRVKQLNETVDARALTGSASQSSVLFQAGIASADLVLAVTGDDEVNIVAASMGKAMGARRAVARVYAPVFRDLSTFDYQRHFGIDRLLSLEHLTAMELARRIRHPGSVAVESLAGGDLEVHELVVSESGTCVGKSLQDLGMPRGVRVGSIARDGRTWIAGASDEVNVGDRLTIIGKRADVESVKELFCAKATSKLGVVIAGGGETGYHLAATLEGPRIAVVLMERDRERCEFLAEHLKHTVVVNRDATRRANLEEERVGSADAFVACTGDDETNIVAAVEAKDVGAKLVMSLVGRPDYAHVVSKLGIDHTVSPREVVAKQVLGYLNTGSVISKTALSEESKLSILELEVSEGSAATEHVLASLNLPEQCLIAAVIREGFASVPGADDHLHAGDTVVVLLADEIEADAVKVFEA, from the coding sequence ATGCGTATAGTTGTTCTAGGTGCAGGAACTGTTGGAGGCTCGATCTCTTCGCTGCTCTGTCTGCATCGCCATAGTCTGACGATTGTGGATACCGATACCAATCGCGTAAAGCAGTTGAACGAAACCGTCGATGCCCGCGCACTCACCGGCTCAGCGTCGCAGTCCTCTGTGCTCTTTCAAGCCGGGATCGCTTCCGCGGATTTGGTGCTGGCGGTTACTGGTGACGACGAAGTGAACATCGTGGCGGCGAGTATGGGCAAAGCGATGGGAGCACGGCGGGCGGTTGCTCGCGTTTACGCTCCTGTTTTCCGCGATCTCAGCACGTTTGATTACCAGCGTCACTTCGGGATTGATCGTCTGTTGAGCCTCGAGCATCTCACAGCGATGGAACTCGCCCGACGGATTAGGCATCCCGGCTCCGTAGCCGTCGAAAGCCTTGCGGGCGGAGACCTCGAGGTCCATGAACTGGTTGTCTCAGAGTCAGGCACGTGCGTTGGAAAATCACTGCAAGATCTTGGCATGCCGCGCGGTGTCCGAGTTGGGTCGATCGCTCGCGACGGTCGTACTTGGATCGCTGGGGCGAGTGACGAGGTTAACGTCGGAGATCGGCTCACCATTATCGGAAAGCGTGCAGACGTCGAAAGCGTGAAGGAACTGTTCTGCGCGAAGGCGACCTCAAAGCTAGGTGTCGTGATTGCCGGCGGGGGGGAGACGGGTTATCACTTGGCGGCGACCCTTGAGGGACCGAGGATTGCGGTCGTGCTCATGGAGCGAGATCGAGAGCGTTGCGAGTTCCTGGCCGAACATCTCAAGCACACTGTCGTCGTGAATCGCGACGCGACACGTCGGGCAAACTTGGAGGAGGAACGAGTCGGTAGCGCTGATGCGTTTGTTGCATGTACAGGCGATGACGAAACCAACATTGTTGCGGCCGTCGAGGCGAAAGATGTTGGAGCCAAGTTGGTCATGTCGCTCGTCGGTAGGCCCGATTATGCTCACGTTGTTTCGAAACTTGGAATCGATCACACCGTCAGTCCGCGAGAAGTTGTTGCGAAGCAAGTTCTCGGTTACCTCAACACAGGTTCCGTCATTTCCAAAACGGCTCTCAGTGAGGAAAGCAAACTGAGTATTCTGGAGCTGGAAGTTTCGGAGGGCTCTGCCGCGACGGAGCACGTACTGGCCAGCTTGAATCTTCCTGAGCAATGTCTAATTGCAGCGGTTATTCGCGAGGGTTTCGCTAGTGTCCCTGGCGCGGACGATCATCTGCATGCGGGTGACACCGTGGTTGTCTTGCTGGCTGATGAGATAGAGGCGGACGCGGTCAAGGTTTTTGAGGCCTAG